The Aestuariibius sp. HNIBRBA575 nucleotide sequence GGACCTGTCGTTGCTGCATATCGATTTGGACAAATTCAAATGGGTCAATGACACGTTGGGGCATCCCGTGGGGGACGAAGTGTTGGTCGCTGCGGCCCGTCGCATGCAAAATCTGATCGGCGCTGAGAACCCGCTATACCGGGTGGGCGGCGATGAATTCATGGTACTGCTGGTGGGCTGTCGCGATCTGGATCACGCCGGTTTCATCGGCGATTCCATTGTTGAGGCCATGCTGGAACCGATGCAGCTGGGGCAACAACGCGCAACAGTGGGCGCCAGTGTGGGTGTCTCAATTGGGCTGTCAGGACAGCTGGATGCGCATCAGTTGATATCCCATGCCGATGCCGCCTTGTATCAGGCCAAACATAACGGGCGCAGCAGCGTTTGCAAAATTTCGGACGACTTGCGCAACGAAACCGAAGATTTCCTGCGCCTGTCCACCCAAATACCCGGCGCAATCGAACGCGGCGAATTTGTCCCCTATTTTCAGCCGCAATTTGACTGTAGCAGCAATCAAATCATCGGGGCCGAAGCCTTGGTCCGGTGGCACCACCCTGAATTGGGCACCTTATTGCCCGGCCGGTTCCTGAAAGCGGCAACCGGAATGGGGCTGATCGACAAAATCGACCAACTGGTTCTAGTAAAGGCATTGGAAACGGCCGACCGACTGTCGCAAAAAGGGATCAATCTGCCATCTTTATCCGTCAATATCAGCGAAGCCAGACTGATGGACCCAAGCTTGCCCACTGATATTGCGCGCCTGTGGACCAACCGCAGCTGCACTTTGTCCGTGGAACTCGTCGAAACCATTTATTTCGACGATACCAGCATCAGCGATCAATTTTCAGACAATCTAACGCAATTGCGCAATCTTGGCGTTCGACTGGAAACCGATGATTTTGGCAGCGGGCGCGCGTCGATCACCGGCTTGCTGCGCTATTCCCCGGACCGGCTGAAAATCGACCGACGGCTGGTGCAGGCCGCGGCCCGGGCGCCGGTCCAACACGCCTTGGTATCAGCGATCTTGGACATGGCGCAATCGCTGGGGATCGATACCATCGCCGAAGGCGTCGAAACTCAGGCGGACATCAACACGATCCGCGCCTTGGGCTGTCATTGTTTTCAAGGTTTTGCCATTTCCCATCCGCTTTGCGAACGGGATCTGGAACATTTCCTGACCGCAGATTTTTTGACTCTGCCCGATCAGGACACAAAAAAATCCGGCAGGCCAAAAGGCGCTGCCGGACTTGGATCTGTGCACAACTTTCGCCGGTAATAACACCCGGCGACGTTGATTAGTTGCCTGTCGCGGAATCGATTGCAATCGAAACGCCAGGGCCCATTGTGGACGATACAGCAACTTTTTGCATGTATGCGCCTTTGGCCCCTGTTGGCTTGGCTTTTTGAACCGCATTGACGAAAGCAAGGATGTTTTCTTCCAGTGCTTTGGCGTCAAAGGATGCTTTGCCGATACCAGCGTGAACAACACCTGCTTTTTCAGCTTTGAACTGAACTTCGCCGCCTTTGGCCGCTTCTACAGCGGTTTTGACGTCAGGTGTCACTGTGCCGATTTTCGGGTTTGGCATCAGGTTGCGTGGGCCCAGGATTTTACCCAGACGACCAACGATTGGCATCATGTCAGGTGTCGCGATGCAACGATCAAAGTCGATCTTGCCGCCCTGAATGGCTTCCATCAGGTCTTCTGCGCCAACGATATCTGCGCCCGCTGCTTTGGCTTCGTCTGCTTTGTCGCCACGTGCGAACACAGCGACGCGAACAGATTTACCAGTGCCATTTGGCAGGGATACAGTGCCGCGAACCATTTGGTCAGCGTGACGTGGGTCAACGCCCAAGCACAACGCGATTTCGATGGTTTCGTCGAATTTCGCAGTCGCACCAGTTTTCAGTAGCTCAACAGCTTCTGCAACGGTGACGTCCACTTTGCCGGCGAATGCTTCGCGTGCGGCGCGGGTGCGTTTTCCAAGTTTAGCCATATTACTTAACCTCGATGCCCATAGAACGGGCAGAGCCCAGGATAATCTGCATCGCGGCGTCGATGTCGTTCGCGTTCAGATCTTTCATCTTGGCTTCGGCGATTTCTTTCACCTGAGCCGGTGTCACGGAACCAACGGTTTCTTTGCCGGGCAGTTTTGCGCCGGATTTCAGCTTGGCCGCTTTTTTCAGGAAATAGGACGCAGGTGGCGTCTTGATGTCCATGGTAAAGGACTTGTCCTGATAATACGTGATCACGGTTGGGCACGGCGCACCGGGCTCCAGGTCTGCTGTTTTGGCGTTAAACGCTTTACAGAATTCCATGATGTTGATCCCGCGCTGACCCAGTGCGGGGCCAACAGGTGGGGATGGGTTGGCTTGACCTGCAGCAACCTGCAGTTTCATCGTGCCAGCAATTTTCTTAGCCATTTGGCATTTCCTTTTATCAACACCCCTTGGACGCGTCCGCGGGGCCGTAGTTGACGTGGTTCAGATTGATGATCGCGATCACCGCCCCTCCCACGAGAGAATCTCGCCCGAAGACGATAAGGGTGCCGTTTAGGCCCAACAGGGCGAATTGGCAAGGGAAAGGTAGAGAGAACGTGTAAGGGTTTTGGTGAGTGTTTAAGATGCGCCATGCCACGCCAGTGAAATCGCCAGAACAATGGCCTGCAACGCAGTCAGGGCCGCTCTTAAATTTGCCGTGACCCGAGGGACTGATAGAAACGCAGCAAGTACCCGTCAGGATCAGCCACGACGAATTGACGATGCCCCATCTCCATATCATCCGTAACATACCATTTATCTTCGACATCAAGATAAAGCGGGATGCCGGCGGATTCTAACGACGACGTTAAAAGGGTAATGTCTTCAACCGCGATTTGGACGTTTAACCCCTTTCCAAACGGATAAGTGGCGGGCAAATGCCCATCATCAAAGGTTCTTCCAGCGCCAATTTGGTCGATCATCAACTCAGCATTGCCAAGGCTTAGGTAACAAAATCCTTCATCAGGTCTTTCATAACAGCAGGTAAAACCCAGAACGTCACAATAGAACGCCTTAGAGGCAATCCAATTGGTAACAGCAAATTCGGGGACAAGTGCGTTCGCCATAAAAAACTCCAGGATCAAGAATTACGCTGCCATCGCGACCTCGGTCAGGGACGACTCAAACGGCCAGTCGTTCCCCAATATCGCAGACCTTTTCCTTAAACAAAAACGCCGCGCAGGTTGTCTGCACGGCGTTTGAAATCTGGGATGTCAGGGGGCTTAGACCTGCTTTGAAACCTGTGTGAATTCCAGCTCGACCGGGGTGGCGCGACCAAAGATCGACACCATAACCTTGAGGCGCTGGTTCTCTTCGTCGACTTCTTCGACCATGCCGTCGAAATCTTCGAAGGGGCCTTCGTTCACTTTCACCTTTTCGCCGATCTCATAGTTGATCAGGGTACGTGGCGATTCTTCGCCTTCTTGTACGCGGTTCAGGATCTGGTTCACTTCGGCATCGCGCATCGGCATTGGGCGGCCCTGCGGCCCCAAAAACCCGGTGACGCGGTTGATGGAATTGATCAGGTGATAGCCTTCGTCGGACATTTCCATATGCACCAGAACGTAGCCCGGCATGAACCGGCGCTCGGTGGTCACTTTCTTGCCGCGACGCACTTCGATCACTTCTTCGGTGGGGACCAGCACTTCGTCGATCTGGTCTTCGATGCCTTTTTCCTCGACCGAGGTTCTGATCGATTCAGCAATCTTTTTCTCAAAGTTAGAGAGAACGCTGACTGTGTACCATCTTTTGGCCATTTGATCCGAACCCTTGCCGTGGTTGCCTGCCGCGTTGGGTCAGGCAAAAATTCCAATAATTACGGGGCCTTACCCCGCATCGCCCTGCCAATAAAAATCGGCGCGCAACTCGATTCGCGGCGCGCCAGACAGGGAAGTGTCGTGCAGA carries:
- a CDS encoding putative bifunctional diguanylate cyclase/phosphodiesterase, giving the protein MTSDTPKKVIRDLEDYAGIASDWFWETDANHRFQYFSRRMQEVTKVDTNILLGRSRYEVRYAGVSPEGWKAHREDLDAHRSFRNFEYQFLRTEDASELWVRVSGDPLFDEDGTFVGYRGTGHDVTKEVVAKRDLMASLKELEKRNKELGEARTALERAAFEDILTGLPNRRAFERDLQQVLSNPKSDLSLLHIDLDKFKWVNDTLGHPVGDEVLVAAARRMQNLIGAENPLYRVGGDEFMVLLVGCRDLDHAGFIGDSIVEAMLEPMQLGQQRATVGASVGVSIGLSGQLDAHQLISHADAALYQAKHNGRSSVCKISDDLRNETEDFLRLSTQIPGAIERGEFVPYFQPQFDCSSNQIIGAEALVRWHHPELGTLLPGRFLKAATGMGLIDKIDQLVLVKALETADRLSQKGINLPSLSVNISEARLMDPSLPTDIARLWTNRSCTLSVELVETIYFDDTSISDQFSDNLTQLRNLGVRLETDDFGSGRASITGLLRYSPDRLKIDRRLVQAAARAPVQHALVSAILDMAQSLGIDTIAEGVETQADINTIRALGCHCFQGFAISHPLCERDLEHFLTADFLTLPDQDTKKSGRPKGAAGLGSVHNFRR
- the rplA gene encoding 50S ribosomal protein L1 produces the protein MAKLGKRTRAAREAFAGKVDVTVAEAVELLKTGATAKFDETIEIALCLGVDPRHADQMVRGTVSLPNGTGKSVRVAVFARGDKADEAKAAGADIVGAEDLMEAIQGGKIDFDRCIATPDMMPIVGRLGKILGPRNLMPNPKIGTVTPDVKTAVEAAKGGEVQFKAEKAGVVHAGIGKASFDAKALEENILAFVNAVQKAKPTGAKGAYMQKVAVSSTMGPGVSIAIDSATGN
- the rplK gene encoding 50S ribosomal protein L11, producing MAKKIAGTMKLQVAAGQANPSPPVGPALGQRGINIMEFCKAFNAKTADLEPGAPCPTVITYYQDKSFTMDIKTPPASYFLKKAAKLKSGAKLPGKETVGSVTPAQVKEIAEAKMKDLNANDIDAAMQIILGSARSMGIEVK
- a CDS encoding bleomycin resistance protein, which gives rise to MILEFFMANALVPEFAVTNWIASKAFYCDVLGFTCCYERPDEGFCYLSLGNAELMIDQIGAGRTFDDGHLPATYPFGKGLNVQIAVEDITLLTSSLESAGIPLYLDVEDKWYVTDDMEMGHRQFVVADPDGYLLRFYQSLGSRQI
- the nusG gene encoding transcription termination/antitermination protein NusG; translated protein: MAKRWYTVSVLSNFEKKIAESIRTSVEEKGIEDQIDEVLVPTEEVIEVRRGKKVTTERRFMPGYVLVHMEMSDEGYHLINSINRVTGFLGPQGRPMPMRDAEVNQILNRVQEGEESPRTLINYEIGEKVKVNEGPFEDFDGMVEEVDEENQRLKVMVSIFGRATPVELEFTQVSKQV